CGCTCTCCGTGGCGATGTTGGTGCTGGCGCTGACCGGCTCGGCGCTGGTCTACAAGGAAGCGTACTGGCGGCTGGTCTATCCCGAGCTGCGAGTCGCGGCACCGACACCGACGCCCGAGGAGCAGGCGGCGGCCATCGAGGCGGCAGCGGACGCGTTCGGAGAGCGGTTGCGATCCGTGAAATTTCCCGAGCCGGGGGTGGCTGGCTACCACCTCTACCTCGAAGGGGGCGAGGCATTCCTCTCGATCGGAGACCACCGGGTCATCGACGAGTGGGGCTCGCGGGATCGCCTGATGAGCTTCCTCTTCGACCTGCACGCGCACCTGCTGGCAGGCGAGGCCGGCGAGCGGGTCGGCGGAGTGATCTCGCTGCTGGGGGTGTTCCTGGCCGTTACGGGGCTCGTACTCTGGTGGCCGGCGCGACGGCAGTTTCGTGTGCGGCACCTGCTGCCGAGTGGAGTCCGTCGTCGCGACCTCATCGCCTGGCACCGCAACCTCGGCCTGGTGAGCACCCCGATTCTGTTGGTCATCCTCCTCTCGGGCAGCGGGCTGGTCTTCTACGCTACCGCGGGGAAGCTCCTTAACCGACTCTTCGGTGATCCCCCGCACACGGCCTCAGCTCCTCGCAACGAACCGCGTCCGCCGGTTCAGCCGGCGGATGCCGGGATCCTGCTTCGGGTGAAGGAGGAATTCCCGGAAGCCCGCCTGGTGTTCTACTACCCACCCGGCGCGGCAGCCGGGCACCACGAGTTTCGGCTGAAGCAGCCGTGCGAGCTCCATCCCAACGGCCGATCGTACCTCTACCTGGACGGGGCAGGACGCGTACTCGCCAAGGAAGATGGCTGCGCGATCGCGCCGGGACAGGTCGCGCTCCATGCCACCTATCCCCTCCATTCGGGCAAGGTCGACAGCGCGCTCTACCGCCTCGCGGTGTTCCTGAGCGGCCTCGTCCTCGCGGCCCTGTCCGCTAGCGGTGCGATCGCGTACGCCCGCAAGCTGGGCTGGCTGGGACGATCCTGATCATCCCTGGTCCTCGAACTTCAGTCCCAGCCGCTCCGCCAGCCGCTGAGCGTCGCGCGGGGCGTGCACCTTGGCGTCGTTGTCGAAGTAGATGTAGGCGTCGCGGCTACGGTGACGCCGCGGGGGAAGGTCGGTGCACCGCCTCGCATCGGGCGGCTCCTTCCCCGCCTGCCAGAGACGGATCCGCTCCGCCCACCAGTCCAGCTCCTCGTCGGTGTAGCGGCTGGCGTAGGTCTCCTGGGAGCCGTGCAGGCGCAGGTAGACGAAGCCGGCGGTCACCTCCTCGGTGGAAGGCCAACTGGCGCTGTCAGAGAAGACGATGGCGACGTCGTACCGCCGGCAGAGGCGCACGAACGGCTCGCAGAAGAAGCTCTCGTGACGCGGTTCGATCGCGTGCCGAAGCTTCCGCTTGCGGCGCGACGTGGTCCAGGCCCGCCCGTTCAGCC
This Longimicrobiaceae bacterium DNA region includes the following protein-coding sequences:
- a CDS encoding PepSY-associated TM helix domain-containing protein; the encoded protein is MSSTSPITGRRRPTSPTGTLPGAAGRSRSGSRRASKAAFARRLTRQLHAWVGLALSVAMLVLALTGSALVYKEAYWRLVYPELRVAAPTPTPEEQAAAIEAAADAFGERLRSVKFPEPGVAGYHLYLEGGEAFLSIGDHRVIDEWGSRDRLMSFLFDLHAHLLAGEAGERVGGVISLLGVFLAVTGLVLWWPARRQFRVRHLLPSGVRRRDLIAWHRNLGLVSTPILLVILLSGSGLVFYATAGKLLNRLFGDPPHTASAPRNEPRPPVQPADAGILLRVKEEFPEARLVFYYPPGAAAGHHEFRLKQPCELHPNGRSYLYLDGAGRVLAKEDGCAIAPGQVALHATYPLHSGKVDSALYRLAVFLSGLVLAALSASGAIAYARKLGWLGRS
- a CDS encoding DUF72 domain-containing protein; its protein translation is MPDLRVGISGWTYAGWRKDFYPKGLPARRELWYASRHLNSIEINGSFYSLQKPDTYQRWYEETPDGFRFAVKGSRYITHNKKLRDIESALANFLASGILRLEEKLGPLLWQLSPRFRFDEERIEEFFSALPRDTAEAARIAKRHDHRLNGRAWTTSRRKRKLRHAIEPRHESFFCEPFVRLCRRYDVAIVFSDSASWPSTEEVTAGFVYLRLHGSQETYASRYTDEELDWWAERIRLWQAGKEPPDARRCTDLPPRRHRSRDAYIYFDNDAKVHAPRDAQRLAERLGLKFEDQG